In a single window of the Erinaceus europaeus chromosome 21, mEriEur2.1, whole genome shotgun sequence genome:
- the LOC103116905 gene encoding large ribosomal subunit protein eL36-like, producing MYPLKKKKKRAFHSGSPSRAAAMAVRYPMAIGLHKGYKVTKNVSQPRHSRRCGRLTKHTKFLWDTIREVCGFTPYKRRAMELLKVSKDKCTLKFIKKRVGTHICAKRKREELSNVLAAMRKAAVKKD from the coding sequence atgtatcccttaaaaaaaaaaaaaaagagagccttCCACTCAGGCAGTCCGAGCAGAGCGGCAGCCATGGCCGTGCGCTACCCGATGGCCATCGGTCTCCACAAGGGCTACAAGGTGACCAAGAACGTGAGCCAGCCGAGGCACAGCCGCCGGTGCGGGCGCCTCACCAAGCACACCAAGTTCCTGTGGGACACAATCCGCGAAGTGTGCGGCTTCACCCCGTACAAGCGCCGTGCCATGGAGCTGCTCAAGGTCTCCAAGGACAAGTGCACGCTCAAGTTCATCAAGAAGCGGGTCGGGACCCACATCTGCGCCAAGAGGAAGCGCGAGGAGCTGAGCAACGTGCTGGCCGCCATGCGCAAGGCTGCAGTCAAGAAGGACTGA